The proteins below are encoded in one region of Streptomyces sp. NBC_00490:
- a CDS encoding DUF4097 family beta strand repeat-containing protein, which translates to MSEWSVSEPRKLTFDEPVTQLHVRIVNGTVNVVGTDEGSARLEVSELEGPPLMVTQEGGTLTVAYEDLPWKGFLKWLDRKGWRRSAVVSLAVPADTRVEVGVVGAAAVVSGIDGRAEVKGVTGDTTLVGLTGPVRADTVSGNLEAQALRGDLRFNSVSGDLTVVEAGSSVKADSVSGSMIVDLDPTSRPTDINLTSVSGEIAIRLPHPADAEVEANTASGKVSNAFEDLRVGGQWGAKRITGRLGAGNGSLKATTVSGSIALLRRPPTEDVPWDADPADMSPAPEKAGSGPGPVADPQSDSGDNSVSGPGEGADAVDAADADDTPADGTTDKKVL; encoded by the coding sequence ATGTCCGAGTGGTCCGTATCGGAGCCGAGGAAGCTCACGTTCGACGAGCCGGTGACCCAGCTCCATGTGCGCATCGTCAACGGAACGGTGAACGTCGTGGGCACGGACGAAGGTTCCGCCCGACTGGAGGTCTCCGAGCTGGAGGGGCCGCCCCTGATGGTGACCCAGGAGGGCGGCACCCTCACGGTGGCCTACGAGGACCTGCCCTGGAAGGGCTTCCTCAAGTGGCTGGACCGCAAGGGCTGGCGGCGCAGCGCCGTCGTCTCGCTGGCCGTGCCGGCCGACACCCGGGTCGAGGTGGGCGTGGTGGGCGCCGCCGCCGTGGTCTCGGGGATCGACGGACGCGCGGAGGTCAAGGGGGTCACCGGCGACACCACGCTCGTGGGGCTCACCGGCCCCGTCCGCGCCGACACCGTCTCGGGCAACCTGGAGGCCCAGGCCCTCCGCGGAGACCTCCGCTTCAACTCCGTCTCCGGCGACCTGACCGTGGTCGAGGCGGGCTCCTCGGTCAAGGCGGACTCGGTGAGCGGTTCGATGATCGTCGACCTCGATCCGACCAGCCGCCCGACCGACATCAACCTCACGAGCGTCTCCGGCGAGATCGCCATCCGCCTCCCCCACCCCGCGGACGCGGAGGTGGAGGCGAACACGGCGAGCGGAAAGGTCTCCAACGCCTTCGAGGACCTGCGGGTCGGCGGCCAGTGGGGCGCCAAACGGATCACCGGCCGGCTCGGCGCGGGCAACGGCAGCCTGAAGGCGACCACCGTCTCGGGCTCGATCGCCCTGCTGCGCCGCCCACCGACCGAGGACGTGCCGTGGGACGCGGACCCGGCGGACATGAGCCCCGCGCCCGAGAAGGCAGGATCGGGCCCCGGCCCAGTGGCCGATCCGCAGAGCGACTCGGGGGACAATTCCGTTTCCGGCCCGGGTGAGGGCGCTGACGCCGTGGACGCGGCCGACGCCGACGACACCCCGGCCGACGGCACGACCGACAAGAAGGTGCTCTGA